A single window of Archangium gephyra DNA harbors:
- a CDS encoding prolyl oligopeptidase family serine peptidase — translation MQPRFTFLRVLAAAALVPTLALAAPKAAPASARPSKQYSIEQFMATTKLGGASFSPDEKRILFSSNESGIFNAYTLPLTGGKAKALTQSRTDSTYAEGFFPKDERILFTRDQGGNEQNHLYVRTPDGKERDLTPGEKLKAQFMGWSQDDSAFYVLTNERDARFFDVYRYDAKTYARTLVYQNDRGFNIADVSLDGKWLAFNKPRTNYDTDIHLYNVETKELKHITPHQGDVYFAASSFDPASTALYFLTDQGSEFKRVARYELATGKVEDVERADWDVMYTSFSRKGGYRVTAINEDGRTVIRVHDVKAGKPLALPQLPEGDITSVTISDTEKRMAFYHNGDRSPSNLHVYDFGTKKVSRLTDAMSRDIDAKDLVDAEVVRFKSFDGMEIPNILYKPHQATATAKAPAIVWVHGGPGGQTRKGYAPVLQYLANHGYVVLGINNRGSSGYGKSFYVADDQKHGREPLLDCLEAKKYLSSLPYVDAERIGIAGGSYGGYMTLAALAFHPDAFKVGVDIFGVSNWLRTLQSIPSWWESQREALYKELGDPAKQEQMLRDISPLFHAEKISKPLLVLQGANDPRVIQPESDEIVQAVKKNGVPVEYVIFPDEGHGFTKRKNEVEAYSRMLGFLDKHLKAAGPAPVN, via the coding sequence ATGCAGCCCAGGTTCACCTTCCTCCGAGTGCTGGCGGCGGCCGCGCTCGTGCCCACCCTCGCGCTCGCGGCGCCCAAAGCGGCACCGGCCAGCGCGCGGCCCTCGAAGCAGTACTCCATCGAGCAATTCATGGCGACGACGAAGCTCGGCGGCGCCTCCTTCTCCCCGGACGAGAAGCGCATCCTCTTCTCCTCCAACGAGAGTGGCATCTTCAACGCCTATACCCTGCCGCTCACCGGCGGGAAGGCGAAGGCGCTCACCCAGTCCAGGACGGACTCCACCTACGCCGAGGGCTTCTTCCCCAAGGACGAGCGCATCCTCTTCACGCGCGACCAGGGAGGCAACGAGCAGAACCACCTCTACGTGCGCACTCCGGACGGCAAGGAGCGCGACCTCACGCCCGGCGAGAAGCTCAAGGCCCAATTCATGGGCTGGAGCCAGGACGACTCGGCCTTCTACGTCCTCACCAACGAGCGCGACGCGCGCTTCTTCGACGTCTACCGCTACGACGCGAAGACGTACGCGCGCACGCTCGTCTACCAGAACGACCGGGGCTTCAACATCGCGGACGTTTCGCTCGACGGGAAGTGGCTGGCCTTCAACAAGCCGCGCACCAACTACGATACGGACATCCACCTCTACAACGTGGAGACGAAGGAGCTGAAGCACATCACCCCGCACCAGGGGGACGTGTACTTCGCCGCGAGCAGCTTCGACCCCGCCTCCACCGCCCTCTACTTCCTCACGGACCAGGGCTCCGAGTTCAAGCGCGTGGCCCGCTACGAGCTGGCCACCGGCAAGGTGGAGGACGTGGAGCGCGCGGACTGGGACGTGATGTACACCTCCTTCTCGCGCAAGGGCGGCTACCGCGTCACCGCCATCAACGAGGACGGCCGCACCGTCATCCGCGTGCACGACGTCAAGGCCGGCAAGCCCCTGGCGCTGCCTCAGCTGCCCGAGGGAGACATCACCTCGGTGACCATCTCCGACACCGAGAAGCGGATGGCCTTCTACCACAACGGTGACCGCTCCCCGTCCAACCTCCACGTCTACGACTTCGGCACGAAGAAGGTCTCCCGCCTCACCGACGCGATGAGCCGGGACATCGACGCGAAGGATCTCGTCGATGCCGAGGTGGTGCGCTTCAAGTCCTTCGACGGGATGGAGATTCCCAACATCCTCTACAAGCCGCACCAGGCCACCGCCACCGCCAAGGCGCCCGCCATCGTCTGGGTGCACGGCGGCCCCGGGGGACAGACGCGCAAGGGCTACGCGCCGGTGCTCCAGTACCTCGCCAACCACGGCTACGTGGTGCTGGGCATCAACAACCGCGGCAGCTCCGGCTACGGCAAGAGCTTCTACGTCGCGGATGATCAGAAGCACGGCCGCGAGCCGCTGCTCGACTGCCTCGAGGCGAAGAAGTACCTGTCCAGCCTGCCCTACGTGGACGCCGAGCGCATCGGCATCGCCGGGGGCAGCTACGGCGGCTACATGACGCTGGCCGCGCTCGCCTTCCACCCGGACGCCTTCAAGGTGGGCGTGGACATCTTCGGCGTGTCCAACTGGCTGCGCACCCTCCAGAGCATCCCGTCCTGGTGGGAGAGCCAGCGCGAGGCCCTCTACAAGGAGCTCGGCGACCCGGCGAAGCAGGAGCAGATGCTGCGCGACATCTCGCCCCTGTTCCACGCGGAGAAGATCTCCAAGCCGCTGCTCGTCCTCCAGGGCGCCAATGATCCGCGCGTCATCCAGCCCGAGTCGGATGAGATCGTCCAGGCGGTGAAGAAGAACGGCGTCCCGGTGGAATACGTCATCTTCCCCGACGAGGGCCACGGCTTCACCAAGCGCAAGAACGAGGTGGAGGCCTACTCGCGGATGCTCGGCTTCCTGGACAAGCACCTGAAGGCCGCGGGCCCCGCTCCGGTGAACTGA
- a CDS encoding class I SAM-dependent methyltransferase: protein MESLHRGLRTLRRKWDREEWRRFCLEAVRTHPLREVIHQCPFTRHAFERPRGYAGDAELIDYLYNDHAHVDGLEYQGREIYRYMHDQPSARSVRERRELLAAELDATAERVHLPRILSVACGHLREAELSTAVRDHRLGELIAFDQDPLCLAEIARVFPTGPVRTVCGSVRSMLLGKTSFRDMDFVYSAGLYDYLAEGTAARLTRLLFHMLRSGGKLLVANFAVFPPETGYMEAFMDWWLVYRDESQMRALTAEIDPSELAEVKLFRDSVDNVIYLSLTRR from the coding sequence ATGGAGTCCCTGCACCGGGGACTGCGGACCCTCCGCCGCAAATGGGACCGGGAGGAGTGGCGGCGCTTCTGTCTGGAAGCCGTGCGCACCCACCCGCTGCGCGAAGTCATCCACCAGTGTCCCTTCACCCGTCATGCCTTCGAGCGTCCCCGTGGCTACGCGGGGGATGCCGAGCTCATCGACTACCTCTACAACGACCACGCGCACGTGGACGGCCTGGAGTACCAGGGCCGGGAAATCTACCGCTACATGCATGACCAGCCGAGCGCGCGCAGTGTGCGCGAGCGGCGCGAATTGCTGGCCGCGGAGCTCGACGCCACCGCCGAGCGCGTGCACCTGCCGCGCATCCTCTCCGTGGCGTGTGGCCACCTGCGCGAGGCCGAGCTGTCCACGGCCGTGCGAGACCACCGGCTCGGTGAGCTGATCGCCTTCGATCAGGATCCACTCTGCCTGGCGGAGATCGCGCGGGTGTTCCCCACCGGCCCGGTGCGGACGGTGTGCGGCTCGGTGCGCTCCATGCTCCTGGGGAAGACGTCCTTCCGGGACATGGACTTCGTCTACTCGGCCGGCCTGTACGACTACCTGGCCGAGGGCACCGCCGCACGGCTCACCCGGCTGCTCTTCCACATGCTGCGCTCGGGCGGGAAGCTGCTGGTGGCCAACTTCGCCGTCTTCCCTCCCGAGACCGGGTACATGGAGGCCTTCATGGACTGGTGGCTCGTCTACCGCGACGAGAGCCAGATGAGGGCCCTCACCGCGGAGATCGATCCCTCGGAACTGGCCGAGGTGAAGCTCTTCCGCGACAGCGTGGACAACGTCATCTACCTGTCGCTCACCCGCCGTTGA